AACCGGTAGACCGCCCACGATGCAGCGGAGGCCATGGTCATCACGAAGATGACCGCGAGCCCCATTCCGACCGCCTGTTTGCGCCGCTTCGAGACGCCGATGAAGGGGCAGAGGCCGAGGAACTTGGCCAGGATGAAGTTGTTCACCAGCGCGATCGATATGAACAGCAGGATGTAGGATCTCATGCGCTGCGGGCCGGCCTCGCCGCCCTCCTCCAGTTGATGAACGCCATGATGAACGCGATTACGAAGAACGCGCCCGGCGCCATCACCATCACGGCGGCCGGGTGTATCGCGCCCTCCGGCGCGTAGGCAGATGTTATCCTTATCCCCCAGAACGTGCCCGAGCCAGCGACCTCGCGGATCGCGGCGATGATCACCAGCGCGAACGCAAACCCCGCGCCCATCCCCAGGCCGTCGAACACCGACGGAAGGAGCCTGTTGCGCTGCGCGAACGCCTCTGCCCGGCCGAGTATTATGCAGTTCACCACGATGAGCGGGATGAAGATCCCGAGCGACTCGCCCAGCGCCGGCAGATAGGCGCCCATGAGCATCTCCACGATCGTGACGAACGTAGCGATCACCACGATGAAGCAGGGTATGCGGATCTTCGAGGGGAAGAAGCGGTTGAACAGGGAGATGATCGCGTTGGACGATACGAGCACGAAAGTGGCGGCGATCCCCATGCCGAGCGCGTTCTTTATTGAGACCGAGACCGCGAGCGAGGGGCACAGCCCGAGCATGAGCACGAAGACCGGATTCTCGCGGAAGAATCCTTTTGTGACCTCGTTTTTCACTCGCCCCCCTGAAATTTCGCGCTATTTGGCAGAGATAGCCGGAAATATCAAGCTTTTAGAAAAGCCTCACCCTTTCGGCCCACTCCTTTGTGAGAACGAGCCTGGAGGCCAGGTTCGCAGAGACCCAGACCACAGGGCCGAGGGGCCCCCCTTCGACGAGCATGGCGTCGTATCCCTCGAGCGATTTTACGACCCTCCGTCCTTCATCCTTGCCCAGGACCATGAGAGCCGTGGCGAGCGAGTCCGCGCCGGCGCCGGTCCCGCCCACGACCGTGGCTGCGATCATCCCGTTTTCCACCGGCATGCCGTCTCTGGGGTCGATGATGTGCGAATAACGCCTGCCGCCTATCTTGACGAAGCGCTCGTAGCTGCCGGAGGTGACCACCCCGCCCATCGTCACATCGACCGCCCCCATGAGCATGCCGCGCTCCTTCATGGGGTCCTGGATTCCGAAGCGGAACGAGCCGGCCCCGAAGGCGAGCCCGTTCCCACCCGCGTCGATCACGCCGCGAGCCACCCCGCGACGCATGAGGAGGTTGGCGACCTCGTCGGCGATCAGCCCCTTTGCGATCGCGCCGAAATCGAGAGACATCCCGTCCCTCGCAAAACGCACCTTGCCGCCGCGCACGCGCACCTTGTCGAACCCGACCATGGATCGCGCGGCGGCGATCCTCGACGCGTCCGGAAGCCGGCCCTCCCTGCCCGACTCTCTCCACAGCTCGATGAGAGGAGTGACGGTGGGGTCGAAGGCCCCGAGGCTGGCCCCGTGCCACTCGCGCGAGAGCGCGATGATCCTCTGCATGTCGGAGCTGATCTCGAGCGAGGAGCCCGGATCGAGCCCGTTTACGGCCGCGAGCTCGCTCCCCTCCTTGAACCGGTTGAAGCGCTGCTCGAGGTCCTCGACGCGCCGCTTTACCGCGGCCATGTCCGCATCGAACTCCACGGCGCTGCGGCCGTAGGCCACCACCTTGAACGGGATGCCGCCCATGGGGAAGAACGTCGCCTCGCGCCTCGACGGCTCGCTGCGCACGATGAGCAGCGCGAGGATTGCGAAGATCGCGACGATGGCAGCGACGGATAAAACCTTGAGGCTTCGATTCATGCCGCGCACTCTTATTTGAAGCCTGAAAGGTGTCAAGCATTCGAAGAACAGACAGAACAACTATCTATAGCTTCGGGTGGCGCCGGGTCGGGGGACCCCCATTTGACGCCAGCAGCCGCAGGAAACCGTTGGCATGAACTCGGTGATTGATCGCGGCGATGCCGCAAATGGGGGTGACCCGGCGACAGGACCCGAAGCTGCATGTTTATTATTTTACAACCGATTTTCCGTGTGCATATATTGCGCGAAATGAGACGCAGACTCGCTACATTCGCCCTCGCCGCTCTCATCTTTCTGCCCTCGCTGGCCTCTGCGGCGTTCCCCAAGCCCAAGGGCTTTGTGAACGACTTCGCCTCGGTCCTCTCGTCCGACACAAGGGGAAAGATAGAATCCATGCTCTCCGCCTTCGAACGGCAGAGCGGGGTCGAGGTCGCGATAGTCACCCTGCCATCCCTGGACGGCGAGCCGGTCGAGAACGCGGCGGTGAAACTCTTTCAGGAATGGGGCATCGGCAAGAAGGGCAAGGACAACGGCGCTCTCTTCCTCATCGCCCCGAACGAGCGCAGGATGCGTATAGAGGCCGGCTACGGCCTCGAGGGCGCGATCAACGACGCTCTCGCCGGGAGGATCCTCGACGAG
This is a stretch of genomic DNA from Pseudomonadota bacterium. It encodes these proteins:
- a CDS encoding electron transport complex subunit E, whose protein sequence is MSGGRVKNEVTKGFFRENPVFVLMLGLCPSLAVSVSIKNALGMGIAATFVLVSSNAIISLFNRFFPSKIRIPCFIVVIATFVTIVEMLMGAYLPALGESLGIFIPLIVVNCIILGRAEAFAQRNRLLPSVFDGLGMGAGFAFALVIIAAIREVAGSGTFWGIRITSAYAPEGAIHPAAVMVMAPGAFFVIAFIMAFINWRRAARPARSA
- a CDS encoding FAD:protein FMN transferase, producing MNRSLKVLSVAAIVAIFAILALLIVRSEPSRREATFFPMGGIPFKVVAYGRSAVEFDADMAAVKRRVEDLEQRFNRFKEGSELAAVNGLDPGSSLEISSDMQRIIALSREWHGASLGAFDPTVTPLIELWRESGREGRLPDASRIAAARSMVGFDKVRVRGGKVRFARDGMSLDFGAIAKGLIADEVANLLMRRGVARGVIDAGGNGLAFGAGSFRFGIQDPMKERGMLMGAVDVTMGGVVTSGSYERFVKIGGRRYSHIIDPRDGMPVENGMIAATVVGGTGAGADSLATALMVLGKDEGRRVVKSLEGYDAMLVEGGPLGPVVWVSANLASRLVLTKEWAERVRLF
- a CDS encoding TPM domain-containing protein, which translates into the protein MRRRLATFALAALIFLPSLASAAFPKPKGFVNDFASVLSSDTRGKIESMLSAFERQSGVEVAIVTLPSLDGEPVENAAVKLFQEWGIGKKGKDNGALFLIAPNERRMRIEAGYGLEGAINDALAGRILDEAVLPRFRAGDMDAGIAAGSIAIVDEISRKEGIEFDAAAAYGSGAPVAYSSSGERKSTPLEIAIKIIVFIIMIIVFIRHPWLFLLLLSSRGGGGGRGFGGGFGGFGGGLSGGGGASRGW